A genomic stretch from Pithys albifrons albifrons isolate INPA30051 chromosome 28, PitAlb_v1, whole genome shotgun sequence includes:
- the SLC45A3 gene encoding solute carrier family 45 member 3, producing MFFHGRRTQLLLVNSLTFGLEVCLAAGITYVPPLLLEVGVEEKFMTMVLGIGPVLGLVFVPLIGSASDHWHSSYGRRRPFIWMLCLGVLLSLFLIPHASSLASLFALNPRPLEISFLILGIGLLDFCGQVCFTPLEALLSDLFQEPDNCRQAFSMYAFMISLGGCIGYLLPAIDWGGSFLAPYLGGQESCLFSLLAIIFLGCVLATLFVTEEAAAQGDAGDGTALRDMSPQPSAACCPCQLARGCCLLPARRVLPALRDLCALLPRLHSLYCRIPRVIRRLFVAELCSWMALMTFMLFYTDFVGEGLYHGVPRAKPGTDARRHYDEGVRMGSLGLFLQCITSIFFSTIMDRLVKRFGTRAVYLASVVFFPGAASVMCLSRSVTVVTISAALTGFTFSALQILPYTLASLYHHDKQVFLHKYKSKEEEDAALLDKKSAFSKGLLSSQKLPYQNGHTGSLFSSSSPSSPPAAPSSALCVSSSCDVSLMMMVAEPDPVAPGRGICLDLAILDSAFLLSQVVPSLFMGSIVQFTQSVTAYMVSATGFGLVAIYFATKVVFDKSDMAKYSV from the exons atgTTCTTCCACGGCCGCAGgacccagctgctgctggtcaACTCGCTGACCTTCGGGCTGGAGGTGTGCCTGGCCGCAGGGATCACCTACGTGCCACcgctgctgctggaggtgggcGTCGAGGAGAAGTTCATGACCATGGTTTTGG GGATAGGACCAGTCCTTGGCTTGGTTTTTGTCCCGCTGATCGGATCTGCCAGCGACCACTGGCACAGCAGCTACGGCCGGAGGAGACCTTTCATCTGGATGCTGTGCCTGGGAGTGCTGCTGAGCCTCTTCCTGATCCCCCACGCCAGCAGCCTGGCCAGCCTGTTTGCCCTCAACCCTCGGCCCCTGGAGATCTCCTTCCTCATCCTGGGCATCGGGCTGCTGGATTTCTGTGGCCAGGTGTGCTTCACTCCGCTGGAGGCCCTGCTCTCCGACCTCTTCCAGGAGCCGGACAACTGCCGCCAGGCCTTCTCCATGTACGCCTTCATGATCAGCCTGGGGGGCTGCATCGGTTACCTGCTGCCAGCCATCGACTGGGGGGGCAGCTTCCTGGCGCCCTAcctgggagggcaggagagctGCCTCTTCAGCCTGCTCGCCATCATCTTCCTCGGCTGCGTGCTGGCCACGCTCTTCGTGacggaggaggcggcggcgcaGGGGGACGCTGGGGATGGCACGGCGCTGAGGGACATGTCCCCACAGCCCTCGGctgcctgctgcccctgccagctgGCCCGGGGGTGCTGCCTGCTGCCCGCCCGGCGGGTGCTGCCCGCCCTGCGGGACCTGTGCGCACTCCTGCCGCGGCTGCACAGCCTCTACTGCCGCATCCCCCGCGTCATCCGCCGCCTCTTCGTGGCCGAGCTCTGCAGCTGGATGGCCCTCATGACTTTCATGCTGTTCTACACTGACTTTGTTGGGGAGGGGCTGTACCACGGGGTGCCCAGAGCCAAGCCGGGCACGGATGCCAGGCGGCACTACGATGAAG GTGTCCGTATGGGCAGCCTGGGGCTCTTCCTGCAGTGCATCACGTCCATCTTCTTCTCCACCATCATGGACCGGCTGGTGAAGCGCTTTGGCACGCGGGCAGTGTACCTGGCCAGCGTGGTGTTCTTCCCTGGCGCTGCCTCCGTCATGTGCCTGTCCCGCAGCGTCACCGTCGTCACCATCTCCGCCGCCCTCACGGGCTTCACCTTCTCTGCGCTGCAGATCCTGCCCTACACCCTGGCATCCCTCTACCACCACGACAAACAG GTGTTTTTGCATAAATACAAGAGCAAAGAGGAGGAAGACGCAGCTCTCCTGGACAAGAAATCAGCCTTCTCTAAAGGCCTCCTCTCCAGCCAGAAGCTGCCCTACCAGAATGGCCACACTGGGagcctcttctcttcctcctccccttcctcccctcccgctgcccccagctctgctctctgtgtcaGCTCCTCCTGCGACGTCTCGCTCATGATGATGGTGGCAGAGCCAGACCCGGTGGCCCCTGGCAGGGGCATCTGCCTGGACCTTGCCATCCTGGACAGTGCTTTCCTCCTCTCTCAGGTCGTGCCCTCCCTCTTCATGGGCTCCATCGTGCAGTTCACACAGTCTGTCACTGCCTACATGGTGTCGGCCACCGGCTTCGGCCTCGTCGCCATTTACTTCGCAACCAAAGTTGTCTTTGACAAGAGTGACATGGCCAAGTACTCCGTGTGA